Proteins encoded within one genomic window of Micromonospora halotolerans:
- a CDS encoding TetR/AcrR family transcriptional regulator has protein sequence MPRPRQALLNRERIVATALALIDADGLGALSTRRLAAALNVQGPSLYNHFATKDEILDAVADSVTASVDVSVFDRYDWVEALRRWARSYREALTVHPNIVPYLAQGPGRRPAALAMADAVYGALVRAGWPPARATHIGAAMRYFVAGSALGSFARGFVEDPELYAAHPHLNQAHRLRGHQRSVDEGAFTLGLDALLHGLAAEYARTVTPLERGTGPG, from the coding sequence GTGCCCCGTCCCCGCCAGGCCCTGCTGAACCGCGAGCGGATCGTCGCGACCGCGCTCGCGCTGATCGACGCCGACGGTCTCGGCGCGCTCTCCACCCGCCGGCTGGCCGCCGCGCTGAACGTGCAGGGCCCGTCGCTCTACAACCACTTCGCCACCAAGGACGAGATCCTCGACGCGGTGGCGGACAGCGTCACGGCCTCCGTCGACGTCAGCGTCTTCGACCGGTACGACTGGGTCGAGGCGCTGCGCCGCTGGGCCCGGTCCTACCGCGAGGCCCTGACCGTCCACCCGAACATCGTTCCCTACCTGGCGCAGGGGCCGGGGCGCCGGCCGGCCGCGCTGGCCATGGCCGACGCCGTCTACGGCGCCCTGGTCCGGGCGGGCTGGCCGCCGGCCCGGGCCACCCACATCGGCGCCGCGATGCGGTACTTCGTGGCCGGCTCGGCGCTCGGCTCGTTCGCCCGCGGCTTCGTCGAGGACCCGGAGCTGTACGCGGCCCACCCGCACCTCAACCAGGCCCACCGGCTCCGCGGCCACCAGCGCAGCGTCGACGAGGGCGCGTTCACCCTCGGCCTCGACGCGCTGCTGCACGGCCTCGCCGCCGAGTACGCCCGGACCGTGACCCCCCTGGAACGCGGGACCGGTCCGGGGTAG
- a CDS encoding acyl-CoA dehydrogenase family protein yields the protein MDFALSDEERAVRDTVRAFVTREVLPLEQEVLRRERAHQPGLDRSELRELQLKAKKFGFWGLATPEEYGGMDLPAVLQSLIWTELGRSFVPFRFGGEADNILFHATEEQKREFLLPTIEGERISCFAITEPGAGSDAANIKLRARRDGDDWVLDGEKTFITNGNDADFAIVVAVTDPEKGARKGGATAFLVDRAMGWRSEFIQTMGEGGPASLIFDGVRVPHRNILGEIGQGFTLGMEWIGKGRYTIPSHAIGIAERALQMAIDYANTRETFGAKIGTNQAIQWMIADSETELEAARWLVLKSAWTVDQGLDPRHASSMGKLYGAGMVNRVVDRVLQIHGGMGYTRELPIERWYRQVRLYRIFEGTDEMQRLIISRDLLRGYTKIGGHLA from the coding sequence GTGGACTTCGCACTGTCCGACGAGGAACGGGCCGTCCGGGACACCGTGCGCGCCTTCGTCACCCGCGAGGTGCTGCCGCTGGAGCAGGAGGTGCTGCGCCGCGAGCGCGCCCACCAGCCCGGCCTGGACCGTTCCGAGCTGCGCGAGTTGCAGCTCAAGGCGAAGAAGTTCGGCTTCTGGGGCCTGGCCACCCCCGAGGAGTACGGCGGGATGGACCTGCCCGCGGTGCTCCAGTCGCTGATCTGGACCGAGCTGGGCCGCTCCTTCGTGCCGTTCCGCTTCGGCGGCGAGGCGGACAACATCCTGTTCCACGCCACCGAGGAGCAGAAGCGGGAGTTCCTCCTCCCCACCATCGAGGGGGAACGGATCTCCTGCTTCGCGATCACCGAGCCGGGCGCTGGCTCGGACGCGGCGAACATCAAGCTGCGGGCCCGCCGCGACGGCGACGACTGGGTCCTCGACGGGGAGAAGACGTTCATCACCAACGGCAACGACGCCGACTTCGCCATCGTGGTGGCCGTGACCGACCCGGAGAAGGGCGCCCGCAAGGGCGGCGCGACCGCGTTCCTGGTGGACCGGGCGATGGGCTGGCGGTCGGAGTTCATCCAGACCATGGGCGAGGGCGGCCCGGCGTCGCTGATCTTCGACGGCGTACGCGTGCCGCACCGCAACATCCTCGGCGAGATCGGCCAGGGCTTCACGCTGGGCATGGAGTGGATCGGCAAGGGCCGCTACACCATCCCGTCGCACGCCATCGGGATCGCCGAGCGGGCCCTGCAGATGGCGATCGATTACGCCAACACCCGGGAGACCTTCGGCGCGAAGATCGGCACCAACCAGGCGATCCAGTGGATGATCGCCGACTCGGAGACCGAGCTGGAGGCGGCCCGCTGGCTGGTGCTGAAGTCGGCCTGGACGGTCGACCAGGGCCTGGACCCGCGGCACGCCTCGTCGATGGGCAAGCTCTACGGCGCCGGCATGGTCAACCGCGTGGTCGACCGGGTGCTGCAGATCCACGGCGGCATGGGCTACACCCGGGAGCTGCCGATCGAGCGCTGGTACCGGCAGGTCCGGCTGTACCGGATCTTCGAGGGCACCGACGAGATGCAGCGGCTCATCATCTCCCGCGACCTGCTGCGCGGTTACACGAAGATCGGCGGCCACCTGGCCTGA
- a CDS encoding aminotransferase class V-fold PLP-dependent enzyme, which yields MDVEQAQKLWQPEPGWLNTASYGLPPEPAWQALQDALAAWRVGRISWEGWGEAAERARAGFARLVGVAPADVTIGSTASQLLAPVAAALPAGATVVVPEVEFTSNLFPWLVQQERGVRVRTVPLAGLVDAIDGDTDLVAFSLVQSADGAVAPYETIVAAARAHGALVAVDATQAAGWLPFDAGLADVVAVAAYKWLMAPRGAAFGYLAPALRERLRPDTAGWYAGADPHASYYGPPLRLADDARRFDISPAWFSYVGAAPALELLAEIGLPAVHAHDVALANRFLAGLGRPPGDSAIVAVEVPGAQEKLARAGVRAAVRAGRVRAAFHLYTTEEDVDLALAALTG from the coding sequence ATGGACGTGGAGCAGGCACAGAAACTGTGGCAGCCGGAGCCCGGCTGGCTGAACACCGCCAGTTACGGGCTGCCGCCCGAGCCGGCCTGGCAGGCGTTGCAGGACGCGCTGGCCGCCTGGCGGGTGGGCCGGATCTCCTGGGAGGGCTGGGGCGAGGCCGCCGAGCGGGCCCGCGCCGGGTTCGCCCGGCTGGTCGGGGTGGCCCCGGCGGACGTGACGATCGGCAGCACGGCCTCGCAACTGCTCGCCCCGGTGGCCGCCGCCCTGCCGGCCGGCGCGACGGTGGTCGTCCCGGAGGTGGAGTTCACCTCCAACCTGTTCCCGTGGCTGGTGCAGCAGGAGCGGGGCGTCCGGGTCCGGACCGTGCCGCTCGCCGGCCTGGTCGACGCGATCGACGGCGACACCGACCTGGTGGCGTTCAGTCTCGTGCAGTCCGCCGACGGGGCCGTGGCCCCGTACGAGACGATCGTGGCGGCGGCCCGGGCGCACGGCGCCCTCGTCGCCGTGGACGCCACCCAGGCGGCCGGCTGGCTGCCCTTCGACGCGGGACTGGCCGACGTGGTGGCGGTGGCCGCGTACAAGTGGTTGATGGCGCCGCGCGGGGCGGCCTTCGGCTACCTGGCCCCGGCGCTGCGCGAGCGGCTGCGGCCCGACACCGCCGGCTGGTACGCGGGCGCCGACCCGCACGCCTCCTACTACGGCCCCCCGCTGCGGCTGGCCGACGACGCGCGGCGCTTCGACATCTCGCCGGCCTGGTTCAGCTACGTGGGGGCCGCCCCCGCCCTGGAACTGCTCGCCGAGATCGGGTTGCCCGCCGTGCACGCCCACGACGTGGCGCTGGCCAACCGGTTCCTCGCCGGGCTCGGCCGGCCGCCCGGTGACAGCGCGATCGTGGCCGTCGAGGTGCCGGGGGCGCAGGAGAAGCTGGCCCGGGCCGGGGTGCGGGCGGCGGTCCGCGCCGGGCGGGTCCGGGCCGCGTTCCACCTCTACACCACCGAGGAGGACGTCGACCTGGCCCTGGCGGCGCTGACCGGCTGA
- a CDS encoding cation:dicarboxylate symporter family transporter has translation MDTTTAPTPAAARPARRDRTRFLYLAVILAVVAGIVVGLAAPEVGKELKPLGTGFVNLIKMMISPVIFCTIVLGVGSVRQAARVGKVGGLALGYFLLMSTVALAIGLVVGNIVHPGSGLNLGPEVADAGKSAAGGESGDTVEFLLGIIPTSLFSALTEGSVLQTLLVALLVGFAVQAMGRRGEPVLRVVEVIQRLVFKVLAMIMWVAPIGAFGAMAALVGATGVDALTSLAQIMLGFYATCLIFVIVVLGTLLRLVSGISIFALLRYLGREFLLILSTSSSESALPRLIAKMEHFGISKPVVGITVPTGYSFNLDGTAMYLTMAALFIADALGKPMAIGEQIGLLAFMIIASKGAAGVTGAGLATLAGGLQSHRPDLVDGVGLIVGIDRFMSEARALTNFAGNAVATVLVGTWTGEFDRAQAQAVLSGQRPFDEATMLDDEDPDDEAVEPAGTPAALADRTA, from the coding sequence ATGGACACCACCACCGCACCCACCCCCGCGGCCGCCCGGCCCGCCCGCCGGGACCGGACCCGGTTCCTCTACCTGGCGGTCATCCTGGCCGTCGTCGCCGGCATCGTGGTCGGCCTCGCCGCGCCCGAGGTCGGCAAGGAGCTGAAGCCGCTGGGCACCGGCTTCGTGAACCTGATCAAGATGATGATCAGCCCGGTCATCTTCTGCACGATCGTCCTGGGCGTCGGGTCCGTGCGGCAGGCGGCCCGGGTCGGCAAGGTCGGCGGCCTCGCGCTCGGCTACTTCCTGCTCATGTCGACGGTGGCGCTCGCCATCGGCCTGGTGGTCGGCAACATCGTGCACCCCGGCTCGGGCCTGAACCTCGGCCCGGAGGTGGCCGACGCGGGCAAGTCCGCGGCCGGCGGGGAGAGCGGCGACACCGTCGAGTTCCTGCTCGGCATCATCCCCACCTCGCTCTTCTCCGCGCTGACCGAGGGCTCGGTGCTCCAGACGCTGCTCGTCGCCCTGCTGGTCGGCTTCGCCGTGCAGGCCATGGGGCGGCGCGGCGAGCCGGTGCTGCGGGTCGTGGAGGTCATCCAGCGCCTCGTCTTCAAGGTCCTCGCGATGATCATGTGGGTGGCACCGATCGGCGCGTTCGGCGCGATGGCCGCGCTGGTCGGCGCGACCGGCGTGGACGCGCTGACCAGCCTCGCCCAGATCATGCTCGGCTTCTACGCCACCTGCCTGATCTTCGTGATCGTGGTGCTCGGCACGCTGCTGCGCCTGGTGTCGGGTATCTCGATCTTCGCGCTGCTGCGGTACCTGGGCCGGGAGTTCCTGCTCATCCTCTCCACCTCCTCGTCGGAGTCGGCGCTGCCCCGGCTCATCGCCAAGATGGAGCACTTCGGCATCAGCAAGCCGGTCGTCGGCATCACCGTGCCGACCGGCTACTCCTTCAACCTCGACGGCACGGCGATGTACCTGACGATGGCCGCGCTGTTCATCGCCGACGCCCTGGGCAAGCCCATGGCGATCGGCGAGCAGATCGGCCTGCTGGCCTTCATGATCATCGCTTCGAAGGGCGCCGCCGGGGTGACCGGCGCGGGCCTGGCCACCCTGGCCGGCGGTCTCCAGTCGCACCGGCCGGACCTGGTCGACGGGGTCGGGTTGATCGTCGGCATCGACCGGTTCATGTCGGAGGCGCGGGCGCTGACCAACTTCGCCGGCAACGCGGTGGCCACCGTGCTGGTCGGCACCTGGACCGGCGAGTTCGACCGGGCACAGGCCCAGGCCGTGCTCAGCGGGCAGCGCCCGTTCGACGAGGCGACCATGCTCGACGACGAGGACCCGGACGACGAGGCTGTCGAGCCGGCCGGGACCCCCGCCGCCCTGGCCGACCGGACGGCCTGA
- a CDS encoding sensor histidine kinase translates to MARRQWSIAGQLFALQAVVVTLLVLAGAAGAVWLARSDSHQAAKDEVLAVAQAVAGSPNVRAALTSTDPPATLQPYAEATRVATETDFVVVMAPDRTRYSHPSPNLIGQPFIGDIGPALSGEPFTVTNVGTLGESVRAVVPVYDDQRRIIGLVSVGITTRAINRKLLAQVPVLLGAAAPALALAATGSWLLSRRLRRQTHGLGPSQMTRMYEYYDAVLHSVREGLLVLTRDRRVALVNDEGRRLLGLADDATVTDRPVAGIDLPPAVAELLDSGRDAHDEPILAGDRVLVANQRTTRFEGAVLGTVLTLRDQTELRNLASELDSVRALTEALQAQTHESANRLHTVLTLVELGRTDEAVRLATRDLALAQQLTDRVVGAVTEPALAALLLGKSAQAGERGVDLVIEPDCRLDDSPLPTTDLLTVVGNLLDNALEAVAGAPPPRRVRVFVGTVDDELVVRVGDSGPGLDPDRVADAFRRGWSTKSAGRGLGLALVGQVIRRHGGAAEVVRTDDGETVFTVRLPLRREAR, encoded by the coding sequence GTGGCCCGACGGCAGTGGAGCATCGCGGGGCAGCTCTTCGCCCTCCAGGCGGTGGTGGTGACGCTGCTCGTGCTGGCCGGCGCGGCCGGCGCCGTCTGGCTGGCCCGCAGCGACTCCCATCAGGCCGCGAAGGACGAGGTGCTGGCCGTGGCGCAGGCCGTCGCCGGCTCCCCCAACGTCCGCGCGGCCCTCACCAGCACCGACCCTCCGGCCACCCTCCAGCCGTACGCGGAGGCCACCCGGGTCGCCACCGAGACGGACTTCGTCGTGGTGATGGCACCGGACCGGACCCGTTACTCCCACCCGAGCCCGAACCTCATCGGGCAGCCGTTCATCGGCGACATCGGCCCGGCGCTCTCCGGCGAGCCGTTCACCGTCACCAACGTCGGCACGCTCGGCGAGTCGGTGCGCGCGGTCGTCCCGGTGTACGACGACCAGCGCCGGATCATCGGGCTGGTCTCGGTGGGCATCACCACCCGGGCGATCAACCGGAAGCTGCTCGCCCAGGTGCCGGTGCTGCTCGGCGCCGCCGCGCCCGCCCTGGCCCTCGCGGCCACCGGATCCTGGCTGCTCAGCCGCCGGCTCCGCCGGCAGACCCACGGCCTCGGGCCGAGCCAGATGACCCGGATGTACGAGTACTACGACGCGGTCCTGCACTCCGTCCGCGAGGGCCTGCTGGTGCTGACCCGGGACCGCCGGGTGGCGCTGGTCAACGACGAGGGGCGCCGCCTGCTCGGGCTGGCCGACGACGCGACCGTGACCGACCGGCCGGTCGCCGGGATCGACCTGCCCCCGGCGGTGGCCGAGCTGCTCGACTCCGGCCGGGACGCGCACGACGAGCCGATCCTGGCCGGCGACCGGGTGCTGGTGGCCAACCAGCGGACCACCCGCTTCGAGGGCGCGGTGCTCGGCACCGTGCTGACCCTGCGCGACCAGACGGAGCTGCGCAACCTGGCCAGCGAGCTGGACTCGGTCCGCGCCCTCACCGAGGCGTTGCAGGCGCAGACCCACGAGTCGGCGAACCGGCTGCACACCGTGCTCACCCTGGTCGAGCTGGGCCGCACCGACGAGGCCGTCCGGCTGGCCACCCGCGACCTGGCGCTCGCCCAGCAGCTCACCGACCGGGTGGTCGGTGCGGTGACCGAGCCGGCGCTGGCCGCCCTGCTGCTCGGCAAGTCGGCGCAGGCCGGTGAGCGCGGGGTGGACCTGGTGATCGAGCCGGACTGCCGGCTCGACGACAGCCCGCTGCCCACCACGGATCTGCTCACCGTCGTCGGCAACCTGCTCGACAACGCTCTGGAGGCGGTCGCCGGCGCCCCGCCGCCGCGCCGGGTCCGCGTCTTCGTCGGCACGGTCGACGACGAGCTGGTGGTCCGGGTCGGCGACAGCGGCCCCGGGCTGGACCCGGACCGGGTGGCCGACGCGTTCCGGCGCGGCTGGTCCACCAAGAGCGCCGGCCGGGGGCTGGGCCTGGCGCTGGTCGGGCAGGTGATCCGCCGGCACGGCGGCGCCGCGGAGGTCGTCCGCACCGACGACGGGGAGACCGTGTTCACCGTCCGGCTGCCGCTCCGGCGGGAGGCGCGATGA
- a CDS encoding response regulator — MSDIRVLVVEDEPLLAEAHRAYTERVPGFVVVGVAHTARDAMAALRQHGGAGVDLVLLDFRLPDLHGLDVCRALRAAGSSVDVLAVTSARDLAVVRTAVSLGVTHYLLKPFTFAAFRDKLERYADYRRQALADGEVAAQYEVDRMFATLRGTTRHTLPKGLDEQTLHNVLAALGDGGLSATEVGRRTGISRVTARRYLEYLVSADRAVRVPRYGTPGRPEVEYRPT, encoded by the coding sequence ATGAGCGACATCCGGGTGCTCGTCGTGGAGGACGAGCCGCTGCTGGCCGAGGCGCACCGGGCGTACACCGAACGGGTGCCCGGCTTCGTGGTGGTCGGCGTCGCGCACACGGCGCGCGACGCCATGGCGGCGCTGCGCCAGCACGGCGGCGCGGGCGTCGACCTGGTCCTGCTCGACTTCCGGCTGCCCGACCTGCACGGCCTGGACGTGTGCCGGGCCCTGCGGGCGGCCGGCAGCAGCGTGGACGTGCTGGCGGTGACCTCGGCGCGGGACCTCGCGGTGGTCCGCACCGCGGTGTCCCTCGGGGTGACCCACTACCTGCTCAAGCCGTTCACCTTCGCCGCGTTCCGCGACAAGCTGGAGCGGTACGCCGACTACCGGCGGCAGGCCCTCGCCGACGGCGAGGTGGCCGCCCAGTACGAGGTGGACCGCATGTTCGCCACCCTGCGCGGCACGACCCGGCACACCCTGCCCAAGGGCCTGGACGAGCAGACGCTGCACAACGTGCTGGCCGCCCTCGGCGACGGCGGGCTGTCCGCCACCGAGGTCGGCCGGCGCACCGGGATCTCCCGGGTGACGGCCCGGCGCTACCTGGAGTACCTGGTCTCCGCCGACCGCGCGGTCCGGGTGCCCCGCTACGGGACGCCGGGCCGCCCCGAGGTGGAGTACCGGCCGACCTGA
- a CDS encoding NIPSNAP family protein: MILEIRTYRLRPGTADEFVRVMREEAAPLLGDFGIRVVAAGASLVREDGHEEAYLIRGFPSLAVRDEQEAAFYGSDAWRDGPRDAILSRIESYHTVVLETSDAAADVLGGHRP, encoded by the coding sequence ATGATTCTCGAGATCCGCACCTATCGGCTGAGGCCCGGCACGGCCGACGAGTTCGTCCGGGTGATGAGGGAGGAAGCCGCGCCGCTGCTCGGTGACTTCGGCATCCGGGTGGTGGCCGCCGGGGCGTCCCTGGTCCGGGAGGACGGCCACGAGGAGGCGTACCTGATCCGGGGCTTCCCGTCCCTGGCGGTGCGGGACGAGCAGGAGGCGGCCTTCTACGGCAGCGACGCGTGGCGGGACGGCCCCCGCGACGCGATCCTGTCGCGCATCGAGAGCTACCACACGGTCGTGCTGGAGACCTCCGACGCCGCCGCCGACGTGCTGGGCGGCCACCGCCCCTGA